In the Mercenaria mercenaria strain notata unplaced genomic scaffold, MADL_Memer_1 contig_1721, whole genome shotgun sequence genome, one interval contains:
- the LOC128551807 gene encoding EMILIN-2-like, whose amino-acid sequence MFTNVVTTCFVVLVIFHICVSEPHCSKFHYEEKLLEKMIRLEISVEAMKKEIEESRNQVTTTLGNLQTERSTWEKTLLTTKDTSVTALDTAIQETKTQVQDELNVLAAEKERWNKELKECVKIPEVVVFSARNPKDTSLTNGQTMVFTEIILNKGDAYSKENGVFTVPYAGIYTFTVQFCVYPGKYFDFAFMANGTPFKRSRIQRHSTSYFSCYSFDAVTIVDKNDNVKIKIIGCYSGTTLGESSDYYWNTFSGRLIQAI is encoded by the exons atgtTTACGAATGTTGTCACTACATGCTTCGTCGTTCTGGTAATTTTTCATATTTGCGTTTCTGAACCGCACTGTTCTAAATTTCATTATGAAGAGAAGCTCTTAGAGAAAATGATAAGACTTGAAATTTCTGTGGAAGCTATGAAAAAGGAAATTGAAGAGTCTCGGAACCAAGTAACGACAACTCTTGGTAATTTACAAACAGAAAGAAGCACATGGGAGAAAACATTACTGACCACGAAAGACACAAGCGTTACAGCATTAGACACTGCCAttcaagaaacaaaaacacaagttCAAGACGAACTGAATGTTCTAGCAGCCGAGAAAGAAAGATGGAATAAAGAACTAAAGG agTGCGTGAAAATACCAGAGGTCGTTGTATTCTCTGCAAGAAATCCAAAGGACACCTCACTAACAAATGGACAAACCATGGTTTTTACAGAGATCATTTTGAATAAAGGCGATGCTTACAGCAAAGAGAATGGTGTATTTACTGTTCCTTATGCTGGAATCTATACGTTTACTGTACAGTTTTGTGTGTATcctggaaaatattttgattttgctttCATGGCCAATGGCACGCCGTTTAAGAGATCACGGATCCAAAGACACAGCACTAGTTACTTTTCCTGTTACAGTTTCGATGCCGTAACCATTGTTGATAAGAATGATAATGTGAAAATTAAGATTATAGGCTGTTATTCAGGAACAACTTTAGGGGAAAGCAGTGATTACTACTGGAACACATTCTCTGGTCGTCTTATTCAGGCCatttag